GTTTCATACTAATCGCCTCCAGAATTGCTTTTATTACCTATATTTTAACATTTATTAACTCAAATCAGAAAGGACATATCACATATGATAGATATGATTAAGTACTGGATTGAAAAAATAAAATCTAGTGCAATTGTTAAACCACTTGTTGTTACTAAAAAATGGTTTCAAGACAATGTGATTAAACGAAAATTAGTTGTTTTCTCAGTATTATTTACAGCTTGGATAAGTTTATTGCTGGGGGCAATTTACTCCCCACAAAGACAGACTTACACTGATGAACAGCTCAAAACAAAGAGGACATTTGAGAATGGCACAGGAGAAATTAGACTATCTAGTCAAAGTTATTCTCCTGAAACAGGCATTATTGTTCTTCAATTTGAAACTAAAGATTCTACCTCTCCAGTTGATCGAGGTATTGATACTAAACGTCTTAAATGGAATCTATACGCACAGAATAAGACAGCTGATACTATTATGGAAATCGTACCAATTGTAGATAATAAAATCTCTGTTATTATCCGAAATGTTCCAGAAAATTTTGGTGCTTATGCGATTGAGATTACTAATAAGACAGTTGCTACAAGCGATATTGATATTGATGTTTCTACTCCTTCAGATGAGCAGGAAAAAACTGTTAAGCAAGAAGATGATGACGATGATAATGTTGTTCAATTTTATGTGACAACTCAAAATAGTAAATTGAAAAAAGAGATAATTAAAAGTGTTTCTCGTGAAGAATTTGCTTTATCAGAAATCATAGAAGAAAAGGATTTTCAGGAAGGACAGATTGAGAAATTAAATAACTCAATAGAGCAATTGAAAACCTCTATTGAGGATGATGAGTCTCGGAAAAATGGTTTACTCAAAGAGGCAGAATATCTCTCTGGTGATGACTTAGAATCTAATCAAAAAGATGTTGCAACTATTGAAAGTAACATCGAAACTAAGAATAGATCTATTGAGACCGCCACCCAAAATATTGAAAAAGTTCAAGTCAAAATCATTAGCTTGGAGAAAAAAGAATCGGCTATTAAAGATGGAACTTTTGAGTTTTCAAACCCAATTGAAACTGTCGAAATGAAATAATAAAAAAAAGAAAAGAGGAAAAATCTTATGAAAAACTTCGTTCAAAAATGGAAATCATTAAACAAAATTGGTCTTAAATTATCTCTTATTTGTGGCTTAAATTGGCTCGTTGGTTTTATCTCTAAAAGCCAGTTTTATCTATTCTCAGCTGCTTTTGCAGGTGTGTTGACTTACTACATACCTCAGGAAGTACGAAAAATTACATTGGATATTTTAGTGCTTTTTTTCTTAGCAAGTGGTGTGGGAAGTTTATTTTATTCCTTTCTTTTACAAGCGTTTAGAAGAATGAAGTCTGCATTTTATTCTTTAGTATTATTGCTATTTTTTGAGTTAGGAATACAGTATGTTAGTCAGCATACGTTATCAGAATCTATGGTCGATCGCTTGCTTACTTTTTGGTCAATCAGTCTTGTTATTATGCTTCTTGCTAAGTTTATTATACCAATATTGTTTAATCACTATCTCTTCCAAAATGTTATTAACAAAGAGTATCTAGGAATCCGAAAAACAACAGATGAGTTGCCACCACAATCAAACATTTATGTTGATGCAGATGAAAAAGATGCTAATAAACGGATGAAAAGAATTAACAAAAATGCTATTAAACCAGCTTATCAAGAAGTAGTAGAATTGAGCTTTTTGAATAGAGAAGTGTTAACAGGTATTGGCTATAAAGCAGTTCCATTTGAAAAAGAAACTGAACGTACTTTTATAGATGATGATACCATCTATTATCCAATTTTTACAGTTCATCCTTTTGGAAGTTTGGAAGGAAAATCAGACTTTTATCATAAGCTTATTAAACTCAAACTCAGCCGAAAAGCAGCTTTTACTGTAACAGGTGAATTAAGCGTACCGAAGAAAGTTTAACATATGTAGCTCCCTAATTTTGAAATTAGGGAGTTTTTGTATTTCCTGTGATTTGTCCGCTTAACGCAAGAAATTTTGTTATCCCTTATACTAAAATTATCAAAATGAAGGAGGCTATTAAATGGCAAAAAAAGATCTTACTAAAATTGATTTGGAACTAGAGGAAGCAAAGAAAAAAGTTGCTTCTTTAGAAAATGAACGGAAGCTTTTGGAAGAAAATTTTCAAAAACAAATTGGTAAAATTTACGTTCAGATTCAATTGAAAAAGGACAAGAATCAGTCCTATGAATCAATTCTTGATGATTTAAAAACAGAGCTTGCAATTATTAAAGAAGATGAAAAAGCAAGACGTGAGGCTGCTAAAAAAGAGCGAGAAGAAGGAGAATAAAATAGTTTAACTTACTACCTTTCCAGCTGAATAGTCACCACATTTTGACAGTTGAATACTGTGTGTGTTTGTGGCTGTTACGGTGTGTCTAGGTGTGTATATTGGAAGATACAGTGTGTTTAGGTGTGTAACCTATGTGTGTGTAAGTAGGCGTAGCCGAGAAAATTGGGGACACAGGAAACGTTGATACTATCAACATATCACGGCACGTGATATCAGTTTCCCTTATGCTCTTTTCTAACACAACACACCCTAGAAGGCATTAGCCGCAGTAGTGTGCGTTTGTGTGTGGAAAAACCGCAAAAGTAGAACCAGTTTGGTTCGTGACGTTGCGAGGTCGAGGTTTTCTTTTTTGCTTCTTTTAGCTTTTGCCTCGTCAAAAGAAAAAAGAAGGGCGCTTTATTTTTGAAAGGAGAGTAGCATAACTGTATGGTATCGAAAAAAACAGAATTAAAAATTCGAGGGCTATCTATTCAAGAGATAGATTACTTAAAAGCTCTTGCAAGAGAAACTAAAGCAAAATCATTTAATGAATTTTTACTAGCCATGTGTCGTGAAAAAATTGAAAAAGGTCAATTCAATTTAGTTGAATCGAACTATCTTGCGTATTTAGAAAATATGAAATTGACATCAGATCATGTTTTAGTATTGACTCAAAAACAGACAAATCTATTATCTGACTTTGAAACGAAAATGGCACGCTATGCAGATCATATTTCGAGATGGCTTGAGTATGAAGGAGAGGTAGAAAGTAGTGACTAAAAATTTTATTATCCGTAACGTTCCTGAAAAAGTATTTACGCAGTTACATATGATTTCGGAAGAATATGAGTATCCGTCTTTTAATGAATTCATGCTTGCTCAACTGCAACGGATTGTCGAAAATAGAGGACTGGATTTATATGATAATAAGTTTGCGGAAACTCTGGCAGATATTAAAAAACAACAGTCACAGATATTGGAACTGTTACTAAAAAATGAAATCAAGTTATTAGCTTACAGTGCCAAGCAAGAAATTGTTGAAGAGTTGACAACAGACTGGTTGCGATTTATGGATGATGTTGATGCGCTTGCTGCTGAAAGAGAGGCAGGAAGGCGCTCATGAAAAAGAACAAATTTTTATTAGTCAGTATTTTATTTATTGTCATATTGTTAGTGCAGCCACAAAATTTTCAATCTCTAAAAAGTGCATTTACTCAAAATGATCTGGCTAGTCAGTTGAATATTTCGGATTCACCTGAAGAAAAAAATGGTGATTTAGGCAATGCTCACCAGACACAAAATGAAGAATTGAAAGGTAAGGTGTTTGATGGGAAACATCAGGTTATTGTGGTGAGTGATAAAGCACAATTTACTGATGAAGAGTTGAGTCTAGAAAATGGTTCATGGGAAAAATACAGTAACCTAGATTTCTTGAATCGTGTTGGGGTTGCTGAAGCAATGTTGGGCCAAGAGTTGATGCCAACAAATGAACGTGAAGATATTTCATCCGTAAAACCGACTGGATGGAAGAATAAAAAAATCCTGTTTAATGGAAAACAAGATTATTTGTATAATCGGTCACACTTGATTGGATTTCAACTAAGTGGTGAGAATGCTAATGTAAAAAATCTATTTACAGGAACACGTGCCCTTAATGCAAACTTTGATGATGAAAAATCGTCAATGGTTTACTATGAAAATTTAGTCGCAAATTATATAAGAGAGACAGACCATCACGTTCGTTATCGAGTAACGCCTATTTTTAAAAATGTAGAATTAGTTGCTCGTGGTATTCGTATGGAAGCACAGAGTGTAGAAGATGAAACAGTGTCGTTTGATGTTTATATCTTTAATGTTCAATCAGGATATGACATTAACTATCTGACAGGAACTACAAAAAAATCAGGGTAAGGAGAAGCAATGACTAGAAGAATCAACGTCTATTTTAACGAAGAGACATTACAGAAGTTTACTGAAATCAAAAGTTATTTAGAAGAAGAAATGGGAGGAAGTCTGAATCGTCAAAGTCCTAACAACTCAGCGACAGTAGTTAAAGTGATTCATGCCTTTCATAAACTCTTTTTGGAAACAGGAGAAAGACAACCATTTTCCGAAAGACTGTCTCGGCTGGAAAAAAATTTGGGCACTTCGGATGAACAAAAACTCTTAAAATCAATTAGGCACCAGATGGATCAATTGCTCTATTTGGAATTAACTAATTTCCATGCTATCACAAAAGGAAATGATTTTGATATTCAAGATTTAGAGTCTATTCATTCCCACTTTGATCCACAACAAAATGAACTAATTGCACGTATTGAAGATCTTATCAAAGAAGATGTTAGTCGAGGACAAACGATTAAACATTCTCACTAATCAATAAATGAAAGGAGACAGTGGTGAGTGAACAAAAAAGTCCTGGCATCACATTTATGATCCAATATACAGAAGCAAATGCTCAATATGTGGATTATACTAATCGTGATGAAGCTGTCAAAATTGATGATGAGTTATCTTTAGAAACGAGCCGACAAATGATAGAAGGATTGACTGAAGATGAGATGATTCGTATTCAAGAAGCTGTCCCTGAAACACAGTTGAATTTTAGAGAATATATTGATTATATGAATCGCTCCTATGCTACAGAAGAACAGTCTGAAGAATTGACTGCGGTCTTTACTCAAGAAGCAGACTACCTTCAAAAGCAGCGGTTAACAGAGTTAAAAAATCAACTGGAAACAGCCTATAAGAATGGATCTCTACTTTGGCAGGGTGTTATTTCATTTGATAATGCTTTTCTAGCGGAACAAGGTCTGTATGATGTGGCTACTGGTCAAGTGGATCAAAAGGCAATTAAGGCAGTTATGCGTGACATGATGCCAACACTTATCCAAAAAGAGGGGCTTTCTGATTCTGCTTTTTGGTGGGGGAATATCCATCTGAATACAGATAATATTCATATTCATTTTGGACTGTCTGAGGTTGAATCTAATCGTGACAAAATTTTCTATCGGCCTCGTGGACGTATGGAGTACAAAGGAAATTTTTCCCAGAAAACAATCAACCGTTTTAAGAGTGGTATCTATCATGGACTTCTGAAAGAAGAAACACGATCAAACCTTATCAGAAAAGAGCAGGTTCTTGCTAACTTAAAAACTGACTTAATGACTTCAGTTTACCAGGAAGACAAAATCACCTCTTCAGCTGAAAAAAATTTTTTGGAACAGGCCTATAATCACTTGCCGCTAAACAAGAGGTGGCGTTATGGATCTAATGCCAGAGATTTTGCGGTTAGTAAGTTTTTTCTTGATCGTTATTTAGATTCCTACTTGCAAAATGAGGGGAGTGTTGCCTATCAAGAATTTCTTCAAGAGACTAGGGAATTGCTAAAGACCTACGCTGGGGTCTATTCGGCTGAAAAAAATCAAGTCTATGAAAAAATCCGAAAGGTTGATGGACAAACAATTCGGACATTGGCTGAATCCAAAGGATATGATTTAGAACATCATTTAGCACGTCGTGTGATGGATTTAAGGGAGCGTTTAGCTAATAATATCTTACGATCGTTCAGAGAGGCAGCGCCACAAATTCAGGTCGTTCAGCTGGAAAAAAATTTGAAGAACTTTTCTGTTTTGAATCAGAAAAAAATTTTGGAACAACTACCTAAAGCAAGTGTAGTAAAAAGTCAGAAAGCTTGGCAGAAGTTAGGTTATTTTGTGAAACCTAGAGAACAACCACTTGAAATTATAAAGCCAGTCTATGAAGCTTACGATACGGATGGTAAGGGAATTGGTCAGCCAGAGTTTGTCCTAGATTATGTTTATGACATTAGCCAGCTAACAGAAAATATTCAGATGAAAACCTTGACACTAAAAGACTTATCCTTATTGTCATCAAATGAATTAAAAGAGTTGGTGGATGCTGCTAAGTTAAAGCCTAACCCTACAGAGAAAGAACGTCGTGAATTAGGTACTTATCGTTATGCGCTGAAACTCAGTATGTTAGAAGCTAGTCAGAAGGAGCTGCAAGTTCGCCAAAAACTACTTGAACAGATCCAGCCACTAGCTTCTGATCAACCATTTGTGGATTTCAAGAAACAATCAATAACTCAGGAGTTGCAAGCTATACAGTTACAACTCACTCCTAACTATAAGTTATCTGAAGATGAGCAGTTGCTTAAGCAGCGGTTAAAAGGTCAATTTGAGGATAGTGTTGCATTACCTATCAATAAAGCTACTGCGGGCACGATACAGCTCCCTATTAGGCAGCTGAGATCTGAGATAGGGTTTGTCAATCAACTTCAAGATGATGGGATTTTAACGCTTCTGAAAGGGGTGACAACCTCAAAAGAGGCTTATGTTGAGGAACTTCAAACTCACATCTCTATTTTTCAGTTGAAATATCAAATCAACACGAGAAATCAACAGATGGATCAATTATCTGATGAATCAGCTATCAAAGAGATGAAAATCGCTAATGCACAAGGTTTTACAGAGTTAAAGCGTTTGTATGCTAAATTACAGCCAAATGAAGAGAATCAAAGTCAGATTACTCAAGCTGTTTCTGAGCAATTACAAGAGCGCAAAGTCATCAAAAAAGCCCAAATGCAACAGTCACAGGGAAGTGGTAGAATCAATACCGACTTTATGAGACAACTAACAGCTTCTCTTAAACGGTCACAACAAGCAAGTAAAAAAGCACTGATGGAACGTGCACGAAGCGATGAACGTGAGGAGCAAGAGGAACGCAGACAAGCTCAACGCTAATAAGTCATTGATAAGCTATCAATGGCTTTTTTTTGATGAAAACTCCTACGAGTTGTCCGCTTAACGTAAAAAAATCCATTATCTCTTACACTAAAAGTAACTGTAGAAAAGGAGGTGAAAAAGAATGTTACATTTCCCAGGTGTCTCAGAAGAGGAATTTGATTTTGAAGCTGAATGGTTGGTTAGGGCCATTGATGATACTCAAAAGAAAATTCTTTTTTCCGGACAAGGAAAAAATGGTGATTTGGAATTAGAACTTGATTTTCAAGACAATGCAGAGCAGTTTGAAAATTTTTCGGTTGGAGAGCTAGTTCAATTACCGAGAGAGATTTTTATTGTTCCTGAAATAGCAGCTTATCAGCCGACATATGAGTGTTTCTAGTGAATGAAAGGAGTTTTTATGGCAGAAGAACACACACAACAACCATCTCCACGTGGAAAAAGCCGTCGTGAGAGAGTAGAACATGCCAGGTCTCGTGATATTTTAGATGTTGCTAATGAACTTAGTATGGAATTGGTTCAATCAGGCCGAGATTATCGCTGGAAAGAGCATGATTCGATGGTGATTTCACCTGAAAAAAACATGTGGAATTGGTTTTCACGTCATCAAGGCGGTGATGTTATTGCTTTGGTTCAAACTATGAGAGAAGTCAACTTTAATCAAGCAATTGACTTTCTCAATGATGGTACCTTTAAAGAATTTACTCATGTAGAACGAGTACAAGATCCATTCAGCTACTATTTGCAGCCTTATGAGCAGCCATTTGAAGCTGCCAGAAACTATCTAAAAGAACAACGTGGCCTTTCTGATGAAACGATTGATTTTTTCTTAGAAAAGGGAGTCCTTGCCCAAGCTAATGCTAAGGTTAATGGCAGTATTGAGCCAGTAGTTGTTTTTAAGTCATTTGATTTCTCAGGTGAAATTGTAGGGGCTACGCTGCAAGGTATTGAAGAAAATTGGGAGAAATGGCCAGAACGTGGATATGCTAAGAATATTGTCAGAAATTCAGATGGTATTACTGGTATGCACGTTGACATTGGGCAACCTAATCGCCTTATCTTTGCAGAAAGTGCTATTGATTTGATGTCTTACTATGAATTGAATAGAGAAAAACTACAAGATGTCAGATTAATATCGATGGACGGCTTGAAAGAATCTGTGGTAGGAAGGCATTTAGCGCAGCTTCAGGCAGATATTTCAGGTCGTCCGCTGCGTTGGACTCATGATCAATTAGCAGAAGGATTACAGACAGCTATTGACAATAATTTCTTTACAGATGGAAAACATGCAAACTGGATCACTCTTGCAGTAGATAACGATGAAGGAGGACGAAACTTTATCAGTTCACTGCATGAAAAAGGGGCTGTTGTCATAGAAGACTTGCCTCCTGAACGTATTCCAGGCGAAAAGGCAGACTGGAATGATACTCTCAAGAGATTAAAAGCGTGGGTTGAGGAAGTTAAAAATAGCGAAACTATCTCTGAACGGCCTATGGTTGATTACCGAGAACAGGTTAATGACCTCATTTTAGATATCACCAAAGACGATACAGGATTTTATTTATGGCATGATGAAGAACTGAAGAGTCTTGAAGTTGACGATGCTGTTTTAGAAGAATTCCATCATAATCTTGGAGAGGAACAGTATCAAATTGCTGGTGCCAAACTCTACGTTGAAGAGTCAATCAACGATGGTGCAACAGGCTATCTCTCTCTTGAAGGGCATGCGTTAGACGAGAACGGCATTCGTGACTATCTATCTAATCAGGAGTTTTCAGAAGTAGAACAAGTTGAGTTTCTGAAAAAATTACAGGCAGAACTTCCTGGAATTTGGGATAAAGTGCTTGCTAACTATGATAAGGAACTGGAGACAATTATTGGGAAGCATGGTCTATCAGTTAATCAAAAAGATGCTAGAATGAACCAAAGTCCTGGATTAGATATTGTATTTGAGACCTCAAATAATCCAACAATTTCAGAAAAATATTCATCAGGTGACATTGTACCGTATGTTTCTTTCGTTAAAGATTTGTATGCTGCTAACAATGAGGACTATAAAAGAAAGCCAGAGGATGGTCTTTATCCAAGGATGCACTTTGATCATTCCAAGGGGACTTGGTTTGCGATTAGAGACGAACAAGGGAATACCTTGGTCAAAGAATGTATTTACGATGTAGGATATGAATTTGCACCACTATCTGAACGTTTGAATAGAGTCATTCCAGAAGAATATTTAGAGTATGCTAAACAAATTGATTCTGATATTTCGTTCAGTACAGTTTCTGTAGAAAGTAATCAAGATTCTGGAATAGAAGTAAAGCTCTACAATAATCAAGAACAGATTGATACGTTAGATTTTAATGACCTCTTTAATCATACAGATTTAGAAATGATGGCAAACGAGCTAGGTCATACAGATTTTAACGAGATACCTGGTACCTATTCCGTCTCTATTGCAGGCATACAGCTTAGCCAGGAACAGGTAGATGGTCTTATTGATCGTATGATCAATGAAGAAGTAGATAGTTCTCAATTAAAACAATTATTGAGTAGTGATAAGTTTGATTTAATCAGCTATATTGATCATCAGGATGCTGATTCCTTATCTTCAGTTGATTTAGAACAAAAAGAAAAGTCCCTTGATAATGTTCAAGAGACGGATAGTATTTTTGGACAACAAAAAAATGCTGAGGGTACAATCGGGGATTTTCCTGAAAATCAGGAGGCAGCACCTCTACCTGAAGCGAACGTATCGCAACCTTTGAATGACTTGTCACCAAGCCAAACTCAGCCTCAGCCTTTATTACATTTTAGCATAAATGAGGATGGTCAGTCAATTAATAAGCGCCATTATCATGCTATTAGTAGCAAGGATTTAGTGAAATTGAATCGTTATGCTCCTACGCTACAACAAGCTGCGAATTGGTATCTGAATGAATTAGCAGATAGTAAAATATACTACTTTTATCAACAAAATGATTCTATACAGACACTTCAAGTGTTATTTGATAAAGATAAATTTCAGCACTTAACAGGAGTTTTTCCATATAAGGAAGGTCAGTCAGCAGAGCAAACATTGGAA
This region of Streptococcus thermophilus genomic DNA includes:
- a CDS encoding DNA/RNA non-specific endonuclease — protein: MKKNKFLLVSILFIVILLVQPQNFQSLKSAFTQNDLASQLNISDSPEEKNGDLGNAHQTQNEELKGKVFDGKHQVIVVSDKAQFTDEELSLENGSWEKYSNLDFLNRVGVAEAMLGQELMPTNEREDISSVKPTGWKNKKILFNGKQDYLYNRSHLIGFQLSGENANVKNLFTGTRALNANFDDEKSSMVYYENLVANYIRETDHHVRYRVTPIFKNVELVARGIRMEAQSVEDETVSFDVYIFNVQSGYDINYLTGTTKKSG
- the mobP2 gene encoding MobP2 family relaxase, giving the protein MIQYTEANAQYVDYTNRDEAVKIDDELSLETSRQMIEGLTEDEMIRIQEAVPETQLNFREYIDYMNRSYATEEQSEELTAVFTQEADYLQKQRLTELKNQLETAYKNGSLLWQGVISFDNAFLAEQGLYDVATGQVDQKAIKAVMRDMMPTLIQKEGLSDSAFWWGNIHLNTDNIHIHFGLSEVESNRDKIFYRPRGRMEYKGNFSQKTINRFKSGIYHGLLKEETRSNLIRKEQVLANLKTDLMTSVYQEDKITSSAEKNFLEQAYNHLPLNKRWRYGSNARDFAVSKFFLDRYLDSYLQNEGSVAYQEFLQETRELLKTYAGVYSAEKNQVYEKIRKVDGQTIRTLAESKGYDLEHHLARRVMDLRERLANNILRSFREAAPQIQVVQLEKNLKNFSVLNQKKILEQLPKASVVKSQKAWQKLGYFVKPREQPLEIIKPVYEAYDTDGKGIGQPEFVLDYVYDISQLTENIQMKTLTLKDLSLLSSNELKELVDAAKLKPNPTEKERRELGTYRYALKLSMLEASQKELQVRQKLLEQIQPLASDQPFVDFKKQSITQELQAIQLQLTPNYKLSEDEQLLKQRLKGQFEDSVALPINKATAGTIQLPIRQLRSEIGFVNQLQDDGILTLLKGVTTSKEAYVEELQTHISIFQLKYQINTRNQQMDQLSDESAIKEMKIANAQGFTELKRLYAKLQPNEENQSQITQAVSEQLQERKVIKKAQMQQSQGSGRINTDFMRQLTASLKRSQQASKKALMERARSDEREEQEERRQAQR
- a CDS encoding PBECR4 domain-containing protein; amino-acid sequence: MAEEHTQQPSPRGKSRRERVEHARSRDILDVANELSMELVQSGRDYRWKEHDSMVISPEKNMWNWFSRHQGGDVIALVQTMREVNFNQAIDFLNDGTFKEFTHVERVQDPFSYYLQPYEQPFEAARNYLKEQRGLSDETIDFFLEKGVLAQANAKVNGSIEPVVVFKSFDFSGEIVGATLQGIEENWEKWPERGYAKNIVRNSDGITGMHVDIGQPNRLIFAESAIDLMSYYELNREKLQDVRLISMDGLKESVVGRHLAQLQADISGRPLRWTHDQLAEGLQTAIDNNFFTDGKHANWITLAVDNDEGGRNFISSLHEKGAVVIEDLPPERIPGEKADWNDTLKRLKAWVEEVKNSETISERPMVDYREQVNDLILDITKDDTGFYLWHDEELKSLEVDDAVLEEFHHNLGEEQYQIAGAKLYVEESINDGATGYLSLEGHALDENGIRDYLSNQEFSEVEQVEFLKKLQAELPGIWDKVLANYDKELETIIGKHGLSVNQKDARMNQSPGLDIVFETSNNPTISEKYSSGDIVPYVSFVKDLYAANNEDYKRKPEDGLYPRMHFDHSKGTWFAIRDEQGNTLVKECIYDVGYEFAPLSERLNRVIPEEYLEYAKQIDSDISFSTVSVESNQDSGIEVKLYNNQEQIDTLDFNDLFNHTDLEMMANELGHTDFNEIPGTYSVSIAGIQLSQEQVDGLIDRMINEEVDSSQLKQLLSSDKFDLISYIDHQDADSLSSVDLEQKEKSLDNVQETDSIFGQQKNAEGTIGDFPENQEAAPLPEANVSQPLNDLSPSQTQPQPLLHFSINEDGQSINKRHYHAISSKDLVKLNRYAPTLQQAANWYLNELADSKIYYFYQQNDSIQTLQVLFDKDKFQHLTGVFPYKEGQSAEQTLEDFANGNGAFDTILLANKGAAFDKLKVLPELPAIVESDSFYFGDLSEVPKLHSLDLDKAIKSGDEDIILALRTVDNTTFPASLMKLRTGLKNQLAQSADENIILGVYRERDGQIDQLSINEEFIKDGGQEMLSILENKQYEEALEQSQEIVQSDTISAELFTQVLDAAYNVGDPRQLGTELPEESKAAWEHYYELSDGHDGNFTAVIAAADQQELVDKSSHFYQEWHQDRIYNETYHVRLQWSEIWPDGPQIPFKETELVEYQTFAEELYKQNRALYDSHQESLATGNQADYVPFTKVKFDVYAPGGILIKDNIRYDIGDETEPISRLLGLGYRRLEGQPELAAIDEKILSQLEKQEVNQEIATEANEQNLKMSDILLDETNNPREHFQSPNQEMKVSLAQRFEEIMAEESVKNPVRENEQEHPVTSDEPFDYTSASAFEISEHAFQKIREYTQSPEDLMEYMDFMSKFPQLSPRNVALIHEQWSGANAVATYDQWRSMGETLGIKPDDVIQTKATYTNKRTGETKEIVHQGLSVKTGEKSKITLFRPVMAKMIPVLDEHGQQLKNDKGNPKYKKLSDATPQEKALVKDGKLPVRQFQERDPKTGYPRFTTYKVFELSQTTLKPESYPKAMPNRHYNFNVDKVKTKEVLEGLCDYADSIGVKMMKDEAHVLGNAKGAFFPDEQIILINPDNTPGEKIATTIHELAHATLHNPKMTEQYKENVPLEQKELEAEMTSHLLSKHFGLDTSEKAIDYMAGWTNNLKALDDKQLADSLKRVHKTVSKMLKKVESHTKPHQVGKNRGQAPNFPKAPTKGPSR